The genomic stretch aaaaaatctattgttAATATGACACTGAAACGCTATAACTGAAGAAAAATAGGTGAATTAACTAATAAAACACATTCTAcaatacaattttattataaataaatttaaaaacgcaGGAAcgatttccaattttccaaaaagagGGAAGAAAAAGGAGTTAGATGAAAGGGATGAACGTATGatagtaaagaaaattaagaagaATCCAAAGTTAAGCGTGCCATAAATTCGCCTAATGatcaaaaatgtgtttctGACCAAACAATTCGTCGTGTATTATGGAAATATGGTTATCATGGTAGAATCCCACGGAAGAAACTGTATATTAGCAAAGAAAATCGCCGTAAGAGACTTATTTGCGAAAGGGcatatgaataaattaatgaataaagaTCAAGAGTTTTGGGACGCCGCAATTTGgttaaatgaaacaaaaatgaattttttccagtCAGATGGCATCCACGTTGTGGAGAAAAGTGAATGAAGATAATAATCCTCCTAATACACTTCCGACCGTAAAACATGGAGCTGGGGCTGCATGCCCTCAAATAGATTGAAAACATCTATTTCATAGATGATATTATGGAAAAACATGGTTATAATGATACTCTAAAAAGGAACGTAAAAGaagtgtgcaaaaattacaatacGCTGACGACACGGTGTTTATTGTATAtgacaaaaacacaaaaaagtaGTCTCGAGACTACAGATACTAACAAATGAGACAACAGTGGCAGCCATAGAATTAAGAGCGacgcacaaaaaaaaattaaaaaatattgctggAGGTAACTTTAAAAAGCACAAGAATTTTTTAGCGACTTTTATTAGGTCATAAAAGAAGTCAATAAggcaaattttaagaaaattacaataatcaaaactcataaaaaaactttttcataaaaaaagtctACGGACAACACTATACACAACTACGTAATATGCTTGATTCTAgagaaaattaacaacaaatagAATCAAATTTTGCCATTTCTCTACTGTGTGTATTttactttatgtttttattctgttttggttttaattttatttcctacCTTACCCATTAGTAGACTAACTTGTAAAACTAAGATAAGGACAACAATCAAAATGCCGATTAAATCTAGAAGTAGGTATTTGTGCCAATCGATGTCCACTGTTGGACTTCTCAAATGCCTTGTTCCCTTGTGCCTGATCACATATTCAGCCCACCATACCGCCTTTTCAATCCCGCTCATAGGTTCATCTTGCAATAGTCGTCGAagttttttcatgttttctcTATAACTGTTAAtaccgttttaaaaaaataatccgcAAGAACATATTAGTTCATAAAtgctatacagagtgtttcttAATAAATGGGTAAATCATgaacttattttaagataaaaacttcatataaaggtattttctaaattgcttcaattttgatttacacggtgtacaatttttgtttctttttctattttcgttaatttctctgttatttatatagaataaatataattaactcaaaattgatAGTAACAATCAATTTAGTATTacgaacaaactgaaataacaattatttaaaatactttagagggcgttatttttttcgttgtcgctctcaatattttatatcagaacttttttattacatttttaaaattaatttatcaactTCGCTTAATCCCTTATgccttttattaacttttctgcctcctcagttttttttttattagggaCCGTACCttaagagatatttgcaaaaatcaaaactgcaattttgaattatgatcaaagtaattgctgaaaatatcCTCCTACCAAAATACATGATTCTACTTTTTTTCTCATGGACTGTCGgagattatgaaaatttccatgTACATTCCTAATAGTTTGACGAGCATTTACAATTCTAACGCTTCTTCACTATTCAAGTTCGGTGGTGTAGAATATactaaagtttttaaatgtataaatcttaactaaaatatatttaggtCAGGTGACTGATGAGGCCCAGATTGAGGATCTCCCCTCTTTGGATCTACGTGTCTTCAAAGGTTTCGTTCAAGCATTGACGAGTCAAAATgaattagtaattttaatttttgccaatctcttaaattaatgtttttaatgaacaaaccgaagaggcaaaaaagttaataatagtCATAACGCATTGaatgaaattaatgaataaaatctaaaaatgtcataaaaaaaggTCTGATGTAAAGTATTGAAAGCGAACACGAACAAAGTTACGCCcaatagaatattttaaataattgttattttagttttttcgttttttatttatataattttaagttaattatctttataaataagagaaaaatttatgaaaatcgaaaaaaaagtaactttaATTCCTTGTAAATCgaaatggaagcaatttaggGCACgtctttatatgaagttttatgttaaataataaGCTCATGATTCacccatttgattttttacgtttcattaagaaataccctgtatatgtgcaTTGATACTTAATCGTCTTAAGGCTAATGGATCAAAGTAACGACAACTTTatgtagaaaataatttcgtatGTATGTTTCAACGTTTCCGTGAACCTTTACGTCTTGGTATAGTTTGCAGGACATTGACTTTTTGACACTTAGGCAGTGGTTTTCCTCCTTGGACGCTTAAGAATAAGGCCCAAAGCCATTCTGGACATTGATCACAAATGTTAATGCAGGCTTGCAACATGGCATCTATGAACAATTTCTAAGcgcgtttttaaattatttctctcACGAAAATGGAATACGACCTTTTCAAGAAATGTATCGATCCCGAAGGGAACCTTTTTGCACCCATTTAGGTCGAACTCTGGAAGTATTTAAACCTACATCTATTAATCGAACTAAATAATCTGATCCCAATCAAAGCGACACGTATGTGACCTTTGAGTACTAGATAGTACCAACCCAAAACGCATTTTTGGTTCcacgttaatatttaaaactccCACGTTGAAGatagaaattcaaaatgcaaattctgAACTCCAAAACTCCACATTACCGTGAAACAGATATTGAACAGATGCTGTAACACGTCatcttagtttttttgctttatcgAAAATAgatataatagaaaaatggaagaaagacgcaacagaaaaaagtgaacatgaaaattcataaatttactttcactAAGATATTTTCGAAAGGAGCAGCAACCTGTAAATTCTTTAAACTGCATCTTCACCTAATCGTTGAATCTTGTTGGCTCGCGTAGATAAGTGGCCCTGTAAAATTGCACTCACTTGGGATTTTCAGCGACATCCTTTATGGCTTTCACCAACTCATCTTTGGACGTATTGAGATAGTCAATATGTCGGAGAACGCCCCAATCAGCCAGTCGTAGACTGTTCATTTCTTGATCGGCTATAAATGGTATTCCGACCATTGGTGTTTCCCTATCTATAGCTTCTTCAGTAGACTGGAGACCGCACTGGCTTATAAACGCCTTGACATTTGGGTGACctccaaaataatttttggttcaTGCTTAATGCTTACCTGATGTGAAATATCTTTCTTTTACGATTGAGACAATGATGATATCGAAATCAGATAAACGGGAGGAATGTGGAATTAAGGCAACTGGCATAGATGAAGCCTAAAACAACCGTTAATCGACCTTTCCAAGTGCTCTATGCAGAGTCATAGCGCATACGTTTTAATCGGCAGTTAATCGAAATCAGcaaaaaaggcaatttttaattcagttaTTTCTCCATTCCAAAGGTTTTGGCGTGCAGCGGTATACTCCACGTAAGAACAGTTCTATAGACGCAACGTTTTGATCAATAAAGCATGAGatgaattgaattttcgaaaatggtaacaaacaattttaaaagagTATTAAGGCTACTAACGAAACAATTAGTAACTTATCGTCATTCTAAACGcctcgaaaaaaaatatatatgtgtgtatatatatatatatatacagggttattcagtTTCGACGCTCATCATTGGGATCTCAGGAACGATAAGAGATACGATATCGATTAAATTGgggcaaagttgcgcattgaagctcaataaaatgcctttttaaaagttgaaaaatccaagatggcgccaataagaaaaaaacaaaattgatgatGATTGCAGGAACTCTAAATGtcagatttaaaatatgataTCGTCACTTTGTAGAAGAGAAAAAGGGCCAATGGTGACGTGTCATTCGTTCTTAATTATCTCGTCAAATAACCTcagtaaagaaaagaaacgttttttttttaatttcgtatttttacgGATATCTTCGgaagtaatcggaatttttcaacttttaaaaaggaattttattgagctccaaattgcgCAGCTTTGCCCCATTTTAATCGATCTCGTATCTCTTACGGTTACTGAGATCCCAAtgatgagcgtcgaatctgaataaccctgtatattgagcCGTTTGAAACGGCAAAGTcgcaattattaaaatatgttaaatctATACATCAGGGCCTTTCACTTGATCTTCTACGGGGTTTTTGTTGGTACTACGTTCACTTTCCCCATAAACGTTTAATATATCTTCTAttatgggacaccctatacaaACTTACCTAAAATATCTTGTTGGGgcaaccatttttttattatcacatTATCAGGTTTGCCAGGCAATTCTTCTGCTTCGAATTTCCAGAGGACTTTATATGGCAATTCGGCAAACACCTGCATCAGAAGACTTCTGATTTCCTCGGGTATATTAATACTTTTAACGTTTGATCCTAAGCTAAAATATACAACGCCATTTTCAGCGCCTTCTATTAGTGTTTTTATGTCCTGAAAggagaaattctaaattaatatgATGAATTTTGAGTTTCTTGGCGGAAACATAAAATGTAGACCACCCCCTCGGACCCTTTTGAAATTAGGTTTACATAACTTTTGAAacattaagtaaataaagcACCTAAAAAAACAGGGGTTATATACacatataaatatacagggtgagtcgggaggatcatgccaaacttcaggagcgtgttgtacgtgaaaaataaatgtaaaaaaactcaaatgttgttatccgattttcgtttgtttacaagttatagcgtaaataaaattttttagccaggttaagcaacatttagacgtaaagatttcctggacgttggattggtcgtggtggccctattagttggcctccaagatctccagacctcacaccactagactattgtttgtggggttggtttaaaactgaagtgtacagagtaaaagtggacactcaagatgcactaattcaacgcattagaaatgctgcagctgctattaaagaaagacatgaagcaatcaggagcgcaacgaatgctcttcatagacgaagccgaaaatgtttagaagttaatgacaatatttttgaacatttaatatgatatccaaacgttcatttatggaatttcttatgaaatttataaaaaattttaattttatgttttaattttatttacgctataacttgtaaacaaacgaaaatcgaataacaacatttgagtttttttacatttatttttcatatgcaACACGCttctgaagtttggcacgatcctcccgactcgccctgtatatatacaggtTAATAGGAAGAAACAGGCTTATGTTAACCTTAAAAATGCcctcttaaaatatttgcacgtAATTTTGAATCACCCTTTATATTATGTGTTTGATACGTTGCATCGAATATTCACTCGCGCGGAACTTCTGAATTCTTCGGTACCGACTTCATGCgcttaactaaatttaaaaattgttttatatacCAACCTTCGGCAGCTCCTTTCTTGGTTGAATGTGCATGAAACTTAAGGGTATTACCGTCGGTACCATTGGTCTTGGTGTATAAAGTATTGGATTTATGTTTAGAAATACTGCACTAACGTTTCTCTCGATGTCCGCCAGATAAGGTAAGTCATTCCCTAGGAACTTCCTTGCTATTTCATTACATTTGGGCATTGCAACAAAATAGACGTAAAGCCGAGACCAcacaaaatacagggtgctctTAATTCGTTCGTAAAATCTGAAAAGGAATAGCCGTACTCGCAAAATAGCTATATAgaggaaatgaaaatttgcaatagtATGAATAACAGCTACAGAGTGCACGATACAAGACGGGGCAAGGCCACATTTTTGGATTCCTTTGTATGAATTCGGAAATCCAACATGGctattattttatgaattttacagtagagaattcaaaaattcattcaaaaattaattggaaaGAGTACCTCGCCAAAGCCTTGTTTCATAAATATGCAGggttatacagagtgttaaaaaaagtaaaaaatatttaaaggaataatGGTAtagattaaaataaacaaaaaagtcttAGTTAACATGATTCTGCAAAGTAACATATAATAACATGATGACGGTTTCGGAGATATGGAGggttattcttttttaaaacgtttatttgcaattatttattacttatttattatgtacaaacaaataaaaaatcttttagcaaaatcaaaataaaagttaCATAAGATGTTCAGAGTACCCGCCTTCCAATCCCAAGCAGGCATGACATCTTTGTCTGAAGGCAACCCGGACCCTTTCTAACAACCCCGCATTGTCTGGGAGGCTATTTACAAGAGTACCATAAACTAATGTCTTCAAAAATGCTCAAAGAAGGAAATCTGGAGGGTTTAAGTCAGACGATCTTGTAAACCACAATGCAGATCTGCCCTTTCCGACCGATCTACGCGAAAAAGTTTGATGTAAATGCTCTCTGATGATAATCGAAAAATGAGCAGGAGCACCATAATGCTTGGACCCACAATTGCTGTTTTGGTCCAAAGGAATATCGTCCAGAATATCACCTGTTGTGTTCTGCAGAAAGTTTGGATAAGCAACATTTGTTAATTTGTTTGGTAAAACGACAGGATTTATGAACCTGCCATCTACAATATCCATCCAAATGTTTAATGGAAAACGTGTCTGATGTTCAGATTCCGTTAGAGCAGGGGGATTTTCGTCGGACCAAACATGTGCAATGCGCAAATTAACAACTCCGTTTCGTGTGAACCCGGCCTCATCAGTAAAAGAAACAATGACATGAAAACAGGTCTTTAGCATCGTTGCGTAGAAGCCACCGTTAAAAAACCACATGTACTTGATGATCAAGTGAATTTAATGCCTGTAGTGGTCGCATATAGTACGGATAAAGCAGCTCGTGAAGGATTTTCCAAATAAGAGGAGCACTACCGCGGCTGACCAGCACTCGTCCCCGGATCATATCCTATCCATgctaaaatttcttcttctgtCCTAGAAGCAGATACTAACCTTGATCTTCCAAAGGAATACCATGGTTTGCTCAATGAATCAGGATCAAGCAATCTTTAGTGAATTCTTCTAAACATATGAAGTGAAAGAATCTAGCGATTTTGATACGCTTCAATGTAAAGACATCGCCCTTCCGTAGCAATGCCATTGGTACCACCATCTTGATTAATTCTGCGTTAGAGTAAATAGCCAAAATGcaagtttttaacaaatttaaaaaaatggggatttttttaaatttatttttataataaataaataataagtaagtaataaacaattgcaaaaataaatgtttcaagAAAGTCTTCCATATCTCTGAAACGGTTACTTTGCGAATCCATGTTtactaacattttttttttgtttattttagttATTACGTACTActatctttttaaatattttatacttcCTTTAACGCGCTGCATACCGGAAAGTTCTCGATAAACATCCAGAAGAATGCTTTAACGTTAATTgaactttttagttttttttttttaatttaacctcTTTCTGCTTCCTTGCGGAAAAAGTTTTTACCTTGTGCGATACTTGGATGGTACTCGGCAAAAAACGATGTGAAATGAGTCTTATAAGTATTTTGGTTAACCCAACGATTTCGGAGGATTGCATGcagcaaacaaaaaataatgggaatgttcacaaaaaaaaataaaattccatttaaaaattattaatttgttagaAATAGCCAAATTCCATGTATgggtataattttgaaaaattaaataatatcggGGAAAAAATTCTCATGAACGGCTGAAGCTCTTTCCCAGCGGTGTGACGTCACAAAGCGGTATCCGCGACTTTAACTACATAATAAATTGGAGATTACGAATGACTTTTAGCTTTTAGCGATTTATTACTATTGATTGACTTTCTATTTCCTAGAAGAACTGTATTATAAGCGTTTTGTCACAAACCGCTTATAGTACCATTAATCGGATGTACCGTGACAGACCAAAACATTAGCCTTCCGCAGAATTTTGTTGCTTGCCCCGTAACTTTTAGCATATTTACTTTagattgatttgaaaaatatcagagttttcaacattttacagGTTAATGCATGATTGGACGATTTCCCAACAACAATtttaagcaataaataaaaaaagagtaCACCTGCGCATTAGTGGCATTGAGATTGGCCCTACTTTGTGGGCAGAGGTCTCATTTTGTCGCcggaaaaaacgaaaaaaaggaaattaaaaaatcgcatTGTGTATGGTTTAGAGTGTGCCGTCTGTAACACTCATAAGCAAAGCATTCACTTCACAAGTTCttaattttccagatattatttacttaaaaatttttataacataCGCTAAAACCATATcaacaataagaaaaaatggaacttAATTCTATTAGCTTTGTGCATTAGGTACTTACGTTAGATCTCCATTATAAGGTAGAAACATTTCTGAATATATAGAAGGAGGATTTGGATTCCCCATGGATACGTGGGTTCCTGACCATCCGCCCATGGATGATACTCCAATAATTGGAGCCTTCAGCTTCGCGCTTAAAGCGAACATAATAGGACTGATATATATCTGTGAAATTATTAGATCGAACTTTTGGGATTCGTCCAAGTATATTTCCTTGAATTGTTCATTTCCTAATATGGCATGAGCAAACTCATTATACATAGCAAATATTTTCCTGATTTTCGACTGAACAGTCAACTGGAATATAAAACTCTAATGTCATGTAAAGGCgtatcgaaaattttcaatcaacaaaataataataataataactcaTCTTTATTCCCAAAGGAATGGGATATCGACCATATGGTCTTTCTGCCCCTGTTATATAATTAATCTATTTTGCTAACATATTTCACTAGAACGAGAAAAATCATCGAAAACATAGCAATACAAAGATCAAAAAGAagactcaaaaaaaaaaaaacaaaaaagagcTCTGCTCTCAATGGCATTCTAGTATGGGTTTTGACTGAAGACGGaattttgcttatttcatcTGTCCTGCTAGACAAAGTGGGTTCAGTATCGTCCAATTGTGAGGGTTGTCTTTCCATTTGGCCTGTAGCTGTGGTAGTCTTTCAGTTATTCTTGTCATGCGTATACAGTGGTTGGTTTGATGGGTTGTGTGGTGGGTTTCCAGGGTGTCTGATCTTGGTGATCATTCTAAGTGCAATCTGTCCTGTTGTTTGTATGTGTCCTTTGGTTTTGTCTGTTGCATTGGCCACATTTTGTTTCCACCGAGAAACCCTAAATTTCACTATGTCGTGTGCTTTTGTGATACAACTAACCGTTTGcaaaataatcgatttttccGTCCAATTTTCGATGAGTTCAGCTCCGAAACGGTGCATTTTAAGACGCAGGTTTATAAGAAGAAACAGTCTTATTTTGATGTCAAAAATACTcgcttaaaatatttgcactgaATTTTGAGTGATCCTGCACATTCACAGGCAGCCTTAACTCTAAAATGTTTGGGAACCCCTGGTTTAGCGGATTTCGGCCAATAGAACACGCGAGGATTTCGTTGagtaattatttgaaaaaaaaatgagattatGATGTATTATACAACCAGCATGAAGAAATGGTCACTTGGCGCAAGTTTTCTACGAAACTCTTTCTACTACCTTGCTACAATCATTCAAATGGATATGTGGGGAACTTTGACTTAGGTGAAGAGATGTCGATTTCATCTAACGTGCGCAAAACTGACCAATGAGAAACAAGTGTTTAATATAgagttttttgttattttgacgatgtaattttaacttttgctCGTAAATGAAAACAGAGTGTACAACTTGAGGGAAAATTAGAGACTTCATCCTCGAGTAATACGGCCGTGGATGCACAAAATGCTACTTTCTAcgacttcaaaaatttgtgaaaaggACAGGCTTAGAACTTGTAATTTCGGTACAGCTGTCCTCAAAACAGCCACGGAGCTATTGACGTTTGCTTTGCTTCGCTGCTGTGGTTATTGGTACCAAATCAAGGAGATATAAGCTTATTTCGCTACCGTTGCGCGCACGCGCCTAGGAAGTCAATATGTGCAAATATCGAGGGTGTTTTTGACATCGTTTTTGAGGTGGTGATAGTGAAATATCCTGACAATTATAGAAGAATAACAATGAAGGTTTAGGTTATTGTGTGGCTTAgcttaaaacaataaattctacactctttttatttatcttaccGATTTTgacatgaaaaattcaaatccatGCCTCGAAATAATTGGATATGTGTCCTTACTTGTGTCAATTTCAGTCAGATTAACAAGTGTTGAATCGTTTATAGGATGAGGCGTTACTGCTATAACTTCGTGCCCTCTGAAACAAAACATATGTATACAGATTGACTCATGTGGAAGGCCAGAGATAATAGCAGATAACAAGCTTGTTCacagaaaaatgtgaaatatatataatttttacatcAGAAATTTCttctattaattattaacttaaTCGTATATTTTAAATCGTATGCAGCGCCtgtaaatagtactgtaacacatttataactttcataaacccCATATTTTTAAAGCATATTTAAATacgagaattttatttaaaaaaagagcatttaatgcattattttcgacgTTCAAAGCTTTCACCCTTATCCAGATACCCTtgctaactttttattttgaaataaaaaggcACCCATTGTAGTATATCGAATGAAGAGCAATTTAACGATTACTACTACTATACTAGAACCCTTGTAATCCTGGGAACTTTTCTCTTATTCTTTGAGGAGAGGGCGTTTTCCTGGAAATCACATGTTTCCTAATTTCACTTTCTAATTTAACCCAGAGACTTTCTATGACATTAACGTGAGGTGATTGCGGTGAGGTTTTTATTACACGAGGACAGCTATACAAAAGCcgttttttcacaatttgggCGCTATGTTTCGGATCGTTGTCCTGATAGAACATAAAGTCgctaaaaatgttcaatttttctacGCTGGGTTGTAAATTTTGCCGtgatatttctaaataaacatGCCTGTTCATAATGCCATCGATGAAATGCAACTTTCCCATCCCAGCACCGGAGCGAAAGACGCTGTTTTTTTGACTAAGGTGATAAAATTGCGTTATGTTTAGGTATCAAGAGTTTGATGATAAGAATGGGTCTGACTCAACATGAACCAAGAGTTAAGCGTTTGGTTCAGAAACACAACTTTGTAAAAACTACTTTATTGCGGATTGATACAAAATGACGCTCTACTAGCTGCGAAACCTCGAAAATTATAGAAGTGTTCTGTCTGGGATAGACGTGTCCTTCAGCAGTGTGACCCATTTCTTTTTGGGTtggtctgtaaaaagtttatcaattGTGCTATTTAGCctggattttt from Euwallacea fornicatus isolate EFF26 chromosome 31, ASM4011564v1, whole genome shotgun sequence encodes the following:
- the LOC136348133 gene encoding UDP-glucosyltransferase 2-like; this translates as MKGCYLILIFFAVSIKLVEIHAARILCVFQMPAVSHQATFKPISRTLSLRGHEVIAVTPHPINDSTLVNLTEIDTSKDTYPIISRHGFEFFMSKSLTVQSKIRKIFAMYNEFAHAILGNEQFKEIYLDESQKFDLIISQIYISPIMFALSAKLKAPIIGVSSMGGWSGTHVSMGNPNPPSIYSEMFLPYNGDLTFYERIKSTLYFVWSRLYVYFVAMPKCNEIARKFLGNDLPYLADIERNVSAVFLNINPILYTPRPMVPTVIPLSFMHIQPRKELPKDIKTLIEGAENGVVYFSLGSNVKSINIPEEIRSLLMQVFAELPYKVLWKFEAEELPGKPDNVIIKKWLPQQDILGHPNVKAFISQCGLQSTEEAIDRETPMVGIPFIADQEMNSLRLADWGVLRHIDYLNTSKDELVKAIKDVAENPNYRENMKKLRRLLQDEPMSGIEKAVWWAEYVIRHKGTRHLRSPTVDIDWHKYLLLDLIGILIVVLILVLQVSLLMGKVGNKIKTKTE